A genome region from Tolypothrix sp. PCC 7712 includes the following:
- a CDS encoding type I polyketide synthase produces the protein MDDSSAFNQNGSEIAIIGLSGCFPGAKNIEEFWQNLQAGRETITFFTDKELIDSGIDPVFVDNPKYVKARGVLADAEFFDASFFGFTPREAEITDPQHRLFLESAWSALENSGYNPESYAGTIGVYAGSGLSGYLFNVYTNENIRNSVDFHQITIGGDKDYLSTRVSYKFNLQGPSYTVQTACSTSLVAVHLGCQSLLNGECDMALAGGVSISALRKHGYFYKEGGIGSPDGHCRAFDAKAQGTVGGEGVGVVVLKRLEDAIADRDTIYAVIKGSAINNDGSQKVSYTAPSIDTQAKVIRTAQAVAEVAPETITYIEAHGTGTSLGDPIEIAALTEAFRANTDKTGFCAIGSLKTNTGHLDAAAGIAGLIKTVLALKHQKIPASLHFEQPNPQIDFVNSPFYVNTQLTDWQTNGIPRRAGVSSFGIGGTNAHVILEEAPLQFKSCRDAINRVCTKVKSEYLLLCISAKTATALETATQNLVSYLQQNQDLNLADVAYTLAVGRKALEHRRILVCQNLENAITTLTSLDNPEVFTHYQKPCHRPVVFMFPGQGSQYVNMGRELYETEPYFKEQIDYCAELLKPHLGFDLRDVIYPNATQTQELTQTAITQPALFVIEYALAKLWMNWGVRPEAMIGHSIGEYVAATLAGVFSLEDALKLVAHRGRLMQQLPDGAMLSVQMGESEIQPFLGVELALAASNAPSTCVVSGSVSAIAKLEQQLQQQGINCRKLHTSGAFHSPMMDAMIEPFTKLLQQISLHPPQIPFISNLSGTWIRKEAATDPDYWAKHLRQTVRFSDGITQLQQQPERIFLEVGPGKTLSTFVKHQKPEVVTLTSLRHPQEQKSDVAFIFNTLGRLWLQGIKIDWSSFYSHEKLYHIPLPTYPFERQRYWVEPQQQKIKTQLEKQFASITTEQKLRKENTVLSGKKPNIADWFYLPTWKRASLPQQLPNQIKTTQPKCYLVFIDECGLGEKIVTRLRLEGGEVITVKVANEYSCQSDRSYTINPEQPQDYKFLCQELRNLGKTPSHIIHLWSVTPDNLEELTPQQYESLGFYSLVFLAQAIAKFYQKDNLHIQVISNHLQMVTGSEQLCPEKALIMGPCKVIPQEYVNLTCNSIDLVLPTTDSWQEQQLINQLLTEISLQTPEQVIAYRGNHRWVQDFEAIKLDTSIQGNQRLRQNGVYLITGGLGGVGLVLAEYLAKTVQAKLILVGRSPFPQPNEWTEWLSIHDAQNIVSQKIRKLQNLQAFGAEIMVISADVANYEQMSAVVKKLNLQFGQINGVIHAAAVFGGGMIQLKTKKIADEALAPKVQGTRVLNEIFQNTRLDFFVLCSSLSAFVGTSGLVDYIAENSFLDAFAHYHAAQHSNFITSINWDRWNSLGMAVAVAERHKNITKGELTAGMTAEEGIEAFNKILAHSNLPQIIVSTQNLYSQLQPHQSNKSLEEQLAQLNEARAIHPRPNLDNAYVPPSNELEITLADIWQKLLGIDSVGIHDNFFELGGDSLFATQLVSQLCKTFQVELSYKGFFNFPTVVELAKTIAKNLAEKAEVQDLTKALSEIEQLSEEEVQTIIAVQNSVFN, from the coding sequence ATGGACGATTCATCAGCATTTAATCAAAATGGTTCAGAAATAGCAATTATTGGTTTATCAGGATGTTTTCCTGGTGCGAAAAATATTGAAGAATTCTGGCAGAATTTACAAGCGGGTAGAGAAACAATTACTTTTTTTACAGATAAAGAACTGATAGATTCAGGGATAGATCCAGTTTTTGTGGATAATCCTAAATATGTGAAAGCTAGAGGTGTATTAGCAGACGCAGAATTTTTTGATGCCTCCTTTTTTGGGTTCACTCCTAGAGAAGCAGAAATTACCGATCCGCAACATCGACTGTTTTTAGAATCTGCTTGGTCAGCTTTAGAAAATTCTGGCTACAATCCAGAAAGTTATGCTGGTACGATTGGCGTTTATGCTGGTAGCGGTTTGAGTGGCTATCTATTTAATGTTTATACTAATGAAAATATTCGTAATTCTGTTGACTTTCATCAAATAACAATTGGTGGAGATAAGGATTATTTAAGCACTCGTGTTTCTTACAAATTCAATTTACAAGGGCCAAGTTATACTGTTCAAACTGCCTGTTCTACTTCATTAGTTGCAGTTCATTTAGGATGTCAAAGTCTCCTAAATGGAGAATGTGATATGGCTTTAGCTGGTGGTGTTTCTATTAGTGCATTACGCAAACATGGCTATTTTTATAAAGAAGGGGGCATAGGTTCCCCTGATGGACATTGCCGCGCCTTTGATGCCAAAGCACAAGGAACAGTTGGCGGTGAAGGTGTGGGCGTTGTGGTGTTGAAGAGATTAGAAGATGCGATCGCAGATCGAGATACTATCTATGCAGTAATTAAAGGTTCTGCTATCAATAACGATGGCTCACAAAAAGTCAGCTACACAGCACCTAGTATCGATACTCAAGCCAAAGTCATTAGAACGGCTCAAGCTGTTGCTGAAGTTGCACCCGAAACTATCACCTATATTGAAGCCCACGGTACGGGTACATCTTTAGGAGATCCGATTGAAATTGCGGCTTTAACTGAAGCTTTTCGCGCCAATACCGACAAAACAGGCTTTTGTGCCATAGGTTCTTTAAAAACCAACACCGGTCATTTGGATGCTGCGGCTGGGATAGCTGGTTTAATTAAAACTGTTTTAGCTCTCAAGCATCAAAAAATCCCGGCTAGTTTACACTTTGAACAACCTAATCCCCAAATTGATTTTGTCAATAGTCCTTTTTACGTCAATACTCAACTAACTGATTGGCAAACTAACGGTATTCCCCGACGTGCGGGGGTGAGTTCTTTTGGTATTGGGGGGACAAATGCTCATGTGATTTTGGAAGAAGCACCATTACAATTCAAAAGTTGCAGAGACGCGATTAATCGCGTCTGTACAAAAGTCAAAAGTGAATATTTACTATTGTGTATATCTGCTAAAACTGCTACAGCTTTAGAAACTGCGACGCAAAATTTAGTTAGTTATCTTCAGCAAAATCAAGATTTAAATTTGGCTGATGTTGCTTATACTTTGGCGGTAGGTCGTAAAGCGTTGGAACATCGCCGGATTTTGGTTTGTCAAAATCTGGAAAATGCTATTACAACCCTAACATCTCTAGATAATCCAGAAGTTTTTACCCATTATCAAAAACCCTGTCATCGTCCAGTGGTGTTTATGTTTCCGGGACAGGGTTCTCAGTATGTGAACATGGGGCGAGAACTGTATGAAACTGAACCATACTTTAAAGAACAAATTGACTATTGTGCGGAACTTCTCAAACCACATCTAGGTTTTGATTTGCGCGATGTCATCTATCCCAATGCAACGCAGACTCAAGAACTAACACAAACTGCTATCACCCAGCCTGCTTTATTTGTGATTGAGTATGCTTTAGCGAAATTATGGATGAACTGGGGTGTACGTCCTGAAGCGATGATTGGTCATAGCATCGGGGAATATGTAGCAGCAACTTTGGCAGGGGTTTTTAGTTTAGAAGATGCTTTAAAATTAGTTGCTCATCGCGGACGTTTGATGCAACAACTACCCGATGGTGCGATGCTCTCGGTGCAAATGGGAGAGTCAGAAATTCAACCTTTTTTAGGTGTAGAATTGGCTCTGGCTGCTAGTAATGCCCCATCGACTTGTGTAGTTTCAGGTTCGGTGAGTGCGATCGCAAAATTAGAACAGCAGTTACAACAGCAAGGGATAAATTGTCGCAAATTGCATACATCTGGTGCTTTTCATTCGCCCATGATGGATGCGATGATTGAGCCATTTACCAAGTTGTTACAACAAATCAGCCTCCATCCTCCGCAAATTCCCTTCATTTCCAACCTTAGCGGTACATGGATAAGGAAAGAAGCCGCTACAGATCCCGATTATTGGGCAAAACATCTGCGCCAAACTGTACGCTTTAGTGATGGAATTACTCAGTTACAACAGCAACCAGAACGCATCTTTTTAGAGGTGGGGCCAGGAAAAACTTTAAGTACCTTTGTCAAGCATCAAAAACCAGAGGTAGTCACACTCACTTCACTCCGTCATCCCCAAGAACAAAAATCAGATGTAGCATTTATATTTAATACTTTGGGTCGTTTGTGGTTGCAAGGAATAAAAATTGATTGGTCGAGTTTTTATAGCCATGAAAAACTTTACCATATTCCTTTACCTACCTATCCTTTTGAGCGTCAGCGTTATTGGGTAGAACCGCAGCAACAGAAGATTAAAACACAATTAGAAAAACAATTTGCATCAATAACAACCGAGCAGAAACTGAGGAAAGAAAATACTGTTTTATCAGGTAAAAAGCCTAACATTGCTGACTGGTTTTATCTTCCTACTTGGAAACGAGCTTCGTTACCCCAGCAATTACCAAATCAAATCAAAACAACTCAGCCCAAATGCTACTTAGTGTTTATAGATGAGTGCGGTTTGGGTGAAAAAATAGTGACGCGATTGAGATTAGAGGGTGGAGAGGTAATTACCGTCAAAGTAGCAAATGAATACAGTTGTCAGAGCGATCGCTCATATACAATTAACCCAGAACAACCACAAGATTATAAGTTTCTGTGCCAAGAACTGCGTAATTTAGGTAAAACTCCCAGCCACATTATTCATTTATGGAGTGTCACACCAGATAATCTAGAGGAATTAACACCACAACAGTATGAATCCTTGGGCTTTTATAGCTTAGTGTTTCTTGCTCAAGCGATCGCAAAGTTTTATCAAAAAGATAACTTACACATTCAAGTTATTTCCAACCATCTACAAATGGTTACAGGTTCCGAACAACTGTGTCCAGAAAAAGCATTGATAATGGGGCCTTGTAAAGTAATTCCGCAAGAGTATGTCAACCTTACTTGTAACAGCATTGATCTAGTTCTTCCCACCACAGATAGTTGGCAAGAACAGCAACTAATCAACCAATTACTCACAGAAATTTCTCTGCAAACACCTGAACAAGTGATTGCTTATCGAGGAAATCATCGTTGGGTGCAGGATTTTGAAGCTATCAAATTAGACACCTCAATTCAGGGAAATCAGCGTTTAAGGCAAAACGGAGTTTATTTAATTACTGGCGGTTTAGGTGGTGTTGGACTAGTTTTAGCCGAATATCTAGCAAAAACTGTACAAGCTAAATTAATTTTAGTCGGGCGATCGCCTTTTCCTCAACCAAATGAATGGACAGAATGGCTATCAATTCATGATGCACAAAATATAGTTAGCCAAAAAATCCGAAAATTGCAAAATCTACAAGCTTTTGGCGCAGAGATAATGGTAATTAGTGCCGACGTTGCTAATTATGAGCAAATGTCAGCCGTGGTTAAAAAATTAAATTTGCAATTTGGTCAAATTAACGGAGTAATTCATGCAGCTGCAGTTTTCGGCGGGGGTATGATTCAACTTAAAACTAAAAAAATTGCAGATGAAGCTTTAGCGCCAAAAGTTCAAGGAACAAGAGTACTAAATGAAATTTTCCAAAATACTAGGCTTGATTTCTTTGTACTTTGTTCTTCGCTTTCTGCTTTTGTAGGTACATCAGGATTGGTTGACTATATTGCCGAAAATTCTTTTTTAGATGCCTTCGCTCACTATCATGCTGCACAACATAGTAATTTCATTACATCTATTAACTGGGATAGATGGAACAGCTTAGGAATGGCTGTTGCAGTTGCAGAAAGGCACAAAAATATCACCAAAGGAGAATTAACAGCAGGAATGACTGCCGAAGAAGGTATTGAGGCATTTAATAAAATTTTAGCTCATAGTAATTTGCCTCAAATTATTGTTTCCACACAAAATTTATACAGCCAGCTTCAGCCTCATCAATCTAATAAATCCCTAGAAGAACAATTAGCCCAACTCAACGAAGCTAGAGCAATTCATCCCCGTCCCAACTTAGATAATGCTTATGTTCCCCCAAGCAACGAACTGGAAATTACCCTAGCTGATATTTGGCAAAAACTTCTGGGCATTGATAGTGTGGGTATTCATGATAATTTCTTTGAATTAGGAGGAGATTCTTTATTTGCTACTCAGCTTGTTTCTCAGTTGTGCAAAACTTTCCAAGTGGAACTTTCTTATAAGGGCTTTTTTAATTTCCCGACTGTAGTTGAATTAGCTAAAACTATTGCCAAAAATTTAGCTGAAAAAGCAGAAGTACAAGATCTGACAAAAGCTTTATCAGAAATCGAGCAGCTTTCGGAAGAAGAAGTCCAGACAATTATTGCTGTACAAAATTCAGTCTTTAATTGA
- a CDS encoding aspartyl/asparaginyl beta-hydroxylase domain-containing protein, with protein MLIIYGINGKKYLLLLLLCQLGFLFFGMLSIFVYVIKIDGILDIPSSMISLLLCVLYAISALWIGLFWDSFSKLMFSVYATKKVIFQQRFIIPILLLCLLAAYTTHAILLTKQFSNLLIVSLSPLFLASILAILATLVIIGIVIKEIINDKKIYIQSQHKLTELRKKFGSEPIRRIETSINLAYNKAFANPLPPSQGFTVIGITSKPWYEISDLPKVKLLEDKYEIIHQEALQARESNTLLKPYYYPGVNMGGWDSIYLVRGGKKVEESILYFPKTLEILELISNHTRLETAELLVLKPGEIVKPHRDPASSFIICQLGISIPENCGISVGGESRTWKEGKCLFFDPSYEHTVWNYSDKPRVVLLVVFYKPDLTNIEIDFIHMLDSGDWSQEPG; from the coding sequence ATGCTCATTATATATGGTATCAATGGGAAGAAATACTTATTATTATTGTTACTGTGTCAGCTAGGATTCTTATTTTTTGGAATGCTCTCTATCTTTGTATATGTAATCAAAATAGATGGAATTTTGGATATTCCATCTTCTATGATTTCTCTTTTATTGTGTGTTTTATATGCAATATCAGCTTTATGGATAGGATTATTCTGGGATTCTTTTTCAAAGTTGATGTTTAGCGTTTATGCCACAAAAAAAGTAATTTTCCAACAACGGTTTATTATACCAATTTTGCTCTTATGCTTACTGGCAGCCTATACAACTCATGCGATACTATTAACTAAGCAATTCAGCAATCTTTTAATAGTTAGCCTTTCTCCTTTATTCTTGGCTAGTATACTAGCAATACTTGCAACACTTGTTATTATTGGAATAGTAATAAAAGAGATAATAAACGATAAAAAAATATACATTCAAAGCCAACATAAACTCACAGAACTTAGGAAAAAATTTGGTTCAGAACCCATTAGAAGAATAGAAACTTCTATTAATCTTGCTTATAACAAAGCTTTTGCCAATCCACTTCCACCCTCACAAGGCTTCACAGTGATAGGTATCACTTCTAAACCGTGGTATGAAATAAGCGATTTACCGAAAGTGAAACTGCTAGAAGATAAGTATGAAATAATTCACCAAGAAGCTCTTCAAGCTAGGGAAAGTAATACTCTATTAAAACCATATTACTATCCAGGTGTTAATATGGGCGGATGGGATTCTATCTACTTAGTTAGAGGAGGTAAGAAGGTAGAGGAAAGTATCTTATATTTTCCAAAGACACTAGAAATATTAGAGCTAATTTCAAATCACACAAGGCTTGAAACCGCAGAACTATTAGTTCTTAAACCTGGGGAAATTGTTAAACCTCATCGCGATCCAGCAAGTTCCTTTATAATTTGTCAACTCGGTATTTCCATTCCTGAAAATTGTGGTATTAGCGTGGGTGGAGAGTCGCGTACTTGGAAAGAAGGGAAGTGTTTATTCTTTGATCCATCCTATGAGCATACAGTGTGGAACTATAGCGATAAACCTAGAGTAGTTCTGCTTGTAGTATTTTACAAGCCCGATCTAACAAATATCGAAATAGATTTCATACATATGCTTGATAGTGGTGACTGGTCTCAAGAGCCAGGGTAA
- a CDS encoding non-ribosomal peptide synthetase: protein MPNQKVNPSLDNSQIDIVLLKIKEILSTIFGVKSAQIDIHTNLLELGFESLVLIQFSRSLQEKLGVKIPFRQLLEEFPTLHDLAVHISQQLPSSFYQETITKIPQQAARENLDLPLLKVSKSLTNELNNNSRNHAIAQLISEQLKLMTKQLDLLRHNHSSKKNSPLHQVSTQIPQPQASVTSQQPEKAETTTLNPRQQQHLDALITRFVQRTPESKRLTQTARPFLANPRTITGFRLSLKEMLYPIHAQRGAGARIWDVDGNEYIDMSMGFGSLLFGHSPTFVIEAIQKHIQQGIQNGPQSHLTSEAAKLFCELTNQERVTFCNSGTDAVMGAIRIARATTGRSKIAVFNGSYHGTLDEVLVAGVPTENGTLSSLPAAPGIPQHFIENVIVLNYGNPESFDILKAHSHELAAVLVEPIQSRRPDFQPKEFVKELRQLTKKTGIVLIFDEVITGFRMHPGGIQAMWNIQADITTYGKALGSGLPIGVIAGKAAFMDALDGGFWSYGDASSPQRETTIFAGTFFKNPLVMSVAWAVLNHIKNSGAELQEQLAIKTANIAQNLNNYFQQKQLPIKVVHFGSLFRFVYPPNLVWMNLLFYHLIEKGIYIWEGRTFYLSTAHTDEDIEILIKAIKESISELQAGDFLPSDTPVINHQGDTLANNQEIVTLPLTDVQKELWFMAQIGNNASRAYNQSMSIHLRGSFKIEAVSKAVQTIINRHEALRTTFSSEGDDQLIHPNLKIDIPYIDFSLLDGQHRLAQLREFLDQEAQEIFNLEKGPLLRFHIIKLEPQHHLLVLTIHHIVADGWSMTILLRELAAIYAAESQGITCQLPQAMQYREYVKWQKLQQTTSEMAKAEAYWLKQFSGSVPVLDLPTDKIRPAVNMHNGAIENLVINSSLYYQLKSLSDECKCTLFTTLLAAYMVLLQRLSNQNDIVVGIASAGQSLVNHNCLVGHCVNLLPIRSHLTEPPVFTEYLSYIKGQLLDAYDHQIYPFIKLVKNLNLVRDQSRNPLFTVGLNLDQAQFDLDSLDVEIEVAKNSNTTAKFDIDLNIIQTDSELLLELEYNTDLFDTQTIQRWGNHYITLLESIIANPKQRLSELLLLTNIERQQLLIEWNNTQADYRLGQCIHQLFEAQVEKTPDAVAVVFEEECLTYQELNQRANQLARYLQKLGVGTEVLVGICVERSLEMIVGILGILKAGAAYVSLDPTYPQERLAFMLKDANLSLLLTQEKLQQWLPENQHQTIYLDTDWQLINQEKPDNLQIKVTTTNLAYVIYTSGSTGKPKGVMVQHHSLVNYTETAIVKYALEASDSILQFSSICFDVAAEEIFTSLIVGARLVLRNDVMLSSITAFLEKCHQLKITVLALPTAFWHQITAEFAENLSLPESLRLVIIGGEKASSQRLATWLQCVSEKVQLINSYGPTEATIGTTISNLSNLSEFNVLREVPIGKSIDNVQVYILDSYFQPTPIGVPGELYIGGMGIARGYLNQPQLTAEKFIPNPFSKELGTLLYKTGDLACYLPNGEIEILGRVDEQVKIRGFRIELGEIAAQLNQHPDVLEAVVKVWEEDGDKRLVGYVSSQSKPQITGTQLRSFLKEQLPEYMIPSAFVILEALPITPNGKIDRLALPAPEKIRPELAANYVLPQTEVEQTIANIWQKFLNIENIGIHDNFFEIGGHSLLIVKVHSELQKIFKTDLAMLDLFRYPTISSLAELLSQFKNQVLTMQKIDNQSEKVTSAKEQQKKRLQKMKSARNI from the coding sequence ATGCCTAATCAAAAAGTTAACCCCTCATTAGATAATTCGCAAATTGATATAGTCTTGTTAAAAATCAAAGAAATTTTAAGCACAATCTTTGGGGTTAAATCTGCTCAAATTGATATTCATACTAATCTTTTAGAACTTGGCTTTGAATCTCTCGTTTTAATTCAATTTAGTCGTTCTCTGCAAGAGAAATTGGGTGTAAAAATTCCTTTTCGCCAATTGCTAGAAGAGTTTCCCACACTTCATGACTTAGCTGTACATATATCTCAACAATTACCGTCTTCTTTTTACCAAGAAACAATAACGAAAATCCCACAGCAAGCCGCTAGGGAAAATTTAGATCTACCCTTGCTAAAGGTTAGTAAAAGCTTGACTAATGAATTAAATAATAATAGTAGAAATCATGCGATCGCGCAACTCATATCAGAGCAGTTAAAGCTAATGACTAAACAATTAGACTTGCTGCGTCACAACCATTCATCAAAGAAAAATTCACCTTTGCATCAAGTTTCTACGCAGATTCCTCAACCTCAAGCATCAGTTACTTCCCAACAGCCAGAAAAAGCAGAAACAACAACTTTAAACCCCCGTCAACAGCAACATCTAGATGCTTTAATCACAAGATTTGTCCAACGCACTCCAGAGTCAAAACGCCTCACACAAACTGCTCGTCCTTTCTTAGCAAATCCCAGAACAATTACAGGTTTTCGTCTTTCTCTCAAAGAAATGCTGTATCCAATTCATGCTCAACGTGGTGCTGGGGCGAGAATTTGGGATGTAGATGGTAATGAATACATCGATATGTCAATGGGCTTTGGCTCGCTTTTATTTGGTCATTCTCCTACATTTGTTATAGAGGCGATTCAAAAACATATTCAGCAAGGAATTCAAAATGGCCCGCAATCACATCTGACAAGTGAAGCTGCTAAGTTATTTTGTGAACTAACTAATCAAGAACGAGTCACTTTTTGTAACTCAGGTACAGATGCAGTTATGGGAGCTATACGTATAGCTAGGGCTACCACAGGACGCTCTAAAATTGCTGTATTTAACGGCTCTTATCACGGTACATTAGACGAAGTTTTAGTTGCTGGAGTCCCAACTGAAAACGGCACACTAAGTTCCCTACCAGCTGCACCAGGAATTCCCCAACACTTCATCGAAAACGTTATCGTACTCAACTACGGAAATCCCGAATCTTTTGATATCCTTAAAGCCCATTCCCATGAATTAGCAGCCGTTTTAGTTGAACCAATACAAAGCCGTCGGCCAGATTTTCAACCCAAAGAGTTTGTAAAAGAACTCAGACAACTAACCAAAAAGACAGGAATCGTCTTAATTTTTGATGAAGTAATTACAGGCTTTCGGATGCATCCCGGCGGTATTCAAGCAATGTGGAATATTCAAGCAGATATTACCACCTACGGTAAAGCACTTGGCTCTGGTTTACCAATTGGGGTAATAGCGGGTAAAGCTGCTTTTATGGATGCACTGGACGGCGGTTTTTGGAGTTACGGAGATGCTTCTTCTCCTCAAAGAGAAACTACTATATTTGCCGGGACTTTCTTCAAAAATCCTTTGGTTATGTCTGTTGCTTGGGCTGTACTTAACCATATCAAAAATAGTGGCGCAGAACTGCAAGAACAATTAGCAATAAAAACAGCAAATATAGCCCAAAATCTCAATAATTACTTTCAGCAAAAACAGTTACCAATTAAAGTTGTTCATTTTGGCTCACTCTTCCGTTTTGTTTACCCGCCCAATTTAGTTTGGATGAATTTATTATTTTATCATCTGATAGAAAAGGGAATTTATATATGGGAAGGACGGACTTTTTATCTATCTACTGCTCACACTGATGAAGATATTGAAATTTTAATTAAAGCTATCAAAGAAAGTATATCAGAATTGCAAGCTGGTGATTTTTTACCATCAGACACGCCTGTAATTAATCATCAAGGTGATACATTAGCGAATAATCAGGAAATAGTTACTCTTCCTCTAACAGATGTGCAGAAAGAACTTTGGTTTATGGCACAAATCGGAAATAATGCTTCCCGTGCTTATAACCAATCAATGAGTATTCATCTGCGTGGGTCATTTAAAATAGAAGCAGTCTCTAAAGCAGTCCAAACAATTATTAATCGTCACGAAGCCCTACGAACTACTTTTAGTTCAGAAGGAGATGATCAACTAATTCATCCCAACTTGAAAATAGATATTCCTTACATAGATTTTTCGCTATTAGATGGACAACATCGTTTAGCACAGTTAAGAGAATTTTTAGACCAAGAAGCTCAAGAAATTTTTAATCTGGAAAAAGGGCCTTTACTCCGGTTTCATATCATCAAGTTAGAGCCACAACATCACCTTTTAGTTCTCACTATTCATCACATTGTTGCTGATGGTTGGTCGATGACAATTTTACTACGGGAGTTAGCTGCAATTTATGCAGCTGAGTCTCAAGGTATCACTTGTCAACTTCCCCAAGCAATGCAATATAGAGAGTATGTTAAGTGGCAAAAACTCCAGCAAACAACTTCAGAAATGGCAAAAGCTGAGGCTTATTGGCTAAAGCAATTTTCTGGTTCAGTTCCAGTGTTAGATTTACCAACTGACAAGATTCGACCAGCTGTAAATATGCATAATGGGGCGATAGAAAATCTGGTAATTAATAGTTCTTTATATTATCAACTTAAAAGCCTTAGTGATGAGTGTAAGTGTACTTTGTTTACGACACTCTTGGCTGCATACATGGTCTTATTACAGCGACTAAGTAATCAGAATGATATCGTTGTGGGTATTGCTTCGGCAGGGCAATCATTGGTTAATCATAATTGTCTGGTTGGTCATTGCGTAAATTTATTACCAATACGCAGTCACCTGACTGAGCCACCAGTATTCACAGAATATCTAAGTTATATCAAAGGGCAGTTATTAGATGCTTACGATCATCAAATTTATCCTTTTATCAAGTTAGTTAAAAATTTAAATTTGGTACGAGATCAAAGCCGAAATCCTCTATTTACAGTCGGGTTGAATTTAGATCAAGCACAATTTGATTTAGATTCATTAGATGTTGAAATTGAAGTAGCAAAAAACTCTAATACTACTGCCAAATTTGATATTGATTTGAATATTATTCAGACTGATAGTGAGTTGTTGCTGGAACTAGAATATAATACTGACTTATTTGATACCCAAACAATTCAGCGTTGGGGCAATCATTACATCACTTTGTTAGAAAGTATAATTGCTAACCCTAAACAACGTCTTTCAGAATTGCTATTGCTAACCAACATTGAAAGACAACAGTTACTAATAGAATGGAATAATACCCAAGCTGATTATCGTCTAGGGCAATGTATTCATCAGTTATTTGAAGCACAGGTAGAGAAAACACCTGATGCTGTCGCAGTGGTATTTGAAGAAGAATGTTTAACCTATCAAGAACTTAATCAACGAGCTAACCAATTAGCACGTTACTTACAAAAGCTAGGTGTAGGGACAGAGGTATTGGTAGGAATTTGTGTAGAGCGTTCTTTAGAAATGATTGTGGGGATTTTAGGCATTCTGAAAGCGGGCGCTGCTTATGTGTCACTCGATCCAACATATCCCCAGGAACGTCTGGCTTTTATGTTGAAAGATGCTAATTTATCTTTATTATTAACTCAAGAAAAATTGCAACAATGGTTGCCTGAAAATCAGCATCAAACTATTTATTTAGATACTGATTGGCAGTTAATCAATCAAGAAAAACCTGATAATTTGCAGATAAAAGTTACAACTACAAATTTGGCTTATGTGATTTATACGTCAGGTTCCACAGGTAAACCCAAGGGAGTGATGGTGCAACATCATTCTTTAGTAAATTATACAGAAACGGCAATTGTGAAATATGCGCTGGAGGCAAGTGACAGCATTCTACAATTTTCCTCTATCTGCTTTGATGTCGCAGCAGAAGAAATATTTACTAGCTTGATAGTTGGTGCTAGATTAGTGTTGCGTAACGATGTAATGTTGAGTTCAATAACAGCGTTTTTAGAGAAGTGTCATCAGCTAAAAATAACTGTCTTAGCTTTACCTACTGCCTTTTGGCATCAAATCACCGCCGAATTTGCTGAGAATTTATCGTTACCTGAATCACTGCGTTTAGTAATTATTGGTGGAGAAAAAGCATCTTCACAGCGATTGGCAACTTGGCTACAATGTGTAAGTGAAAAAGTACAATTAATTAATTCTTACGGCCCTACAGAAGCAACAATTGGGACAACTATTAGCAATCTATCAAATTTATCAGAATTCAATGTTTTGAGAGAAGTGCCAATTGGTAAATCAATAGATAATGTACAAGTTTATATATTAGATTCTTATTTCCAACCTACTCCTATTGGTGTACCTGGGGAACTATACATAGGTGGTATGGGTATAGCGAGGGGATATCTCAACCAACCTCAATTAACAGCAGAAAAATTTATTCCTAATCCTTTCAGTAAGGAACTAGGAACACTTCTTTATAAAACAGGTGACTTAGCTTGTTATTTACCTAATGGCGAAATTGAAATTTTAGGACGGGTTGACGAGCAAGTAAAAATTCGCGGTTTTAGGATTGAATTAGGCGAAATTGCAGCCCAATTAAATCAACATCCTGATGTTCTAGAAGCAGTAGTGAAAGTGTGGGAGGAAGATGGTGATAAACGTTTAGTAGGATATGTCAGTTCACAATCAAAGCCACAAATCACAGGTACTCAACTGCGAAGCTTTTTGAAGGAACAACTGCCAGAATATATGATACCTTCTGCTTTTGTAATTTTAGAAGCTTTACCAATCACGCCCAATGGCAAAATAGATAGGCTAGCATTACCTGCACCAGAAAAAATTCGCCCAGAATTAGCAGCTAATTACGTATTACCGCAAACTGAAGTAGAACAAACTATTGCTAATATTTGGCAAAAATTTTTAAATATTGAAAATATAGGCATTCACGATAACTTTTTTGAAATTGGCGGTCATTCATTGTTAATAGTTAAAGTGCATAGTGAATTGCAGAAAATCTTTAAAACTGATTTGGCAATGCTTGATTTATTTAGATATCCAACTATTAGTTCTTTAGCAGAGTTATTGAGTCAATTCAAAAATCAAGTTCTAACTATGCAAAAGATAGATAATCAGTCAGAAAAAGTTACAAGTGCTAAAGAGCAACAAAAAAAACGTTTACAAAAAATGAAATCAGCTAGAAATATTTAA